One genomic window of Brachionichthys hirsutus isolate HB-005 chromosome 22, CSIRO-AGI_Bhir_v1, whole genome shotgun sequence includes the following:
- the dera gene encoding deoxyribose-phosphate aldolase — MSARNPGMNLDLEWVSKVRVNTQAVLRRAKQIQGHKIPKKQWQAAWLLKAVACIDLTTLAGDDTASNVHRLCLKAIQPVRPDLLKNMDMQDKGVTTAAVCVYPARVADAVASLRAAGSSLPVASVATGFPAGQTPLETRLQEVRLAVADGAGEIDVVINRTLALTGRWEAMYEEIRQFREACGDAHMKTILAVGELDTFTNVYKASLVAMMAGSDFIKTSTGKEAVNATYPVAIVMVRAIRDYYRCSGYTVGFKPAGGIRTAQDSLIWLTLIKEELGDVWLRPHLFRLGASSLLADIERQIYHHVTGRYAAYHELPLA; from the exons ATGTCGGCCAGGAATCCAGGCATGAATCTCG ACCTGGAGTGGGTGTCGAAGGTGCGAGTGAACACACAGGCGGTCCTGAGGAGAGCCAAGCAAATCCAAGGACACAAGATCCCAAAGAAGCAGTGGCAG GCCGCCTGGCTGCTGAAGGCCGTCGCATGCATCGACCTGACGACGCTGGCTGGGGATGACACTGCATCCAACGTGCACCGACTGTGTCTGAAGGCCATCCAACCGGTCCGACCGGACCTGCTGAAGAACATGGACATGCAGGACAAAG GAGTGACCACCGCAGCCGTGTGCGTGTACCCGGCTCGCGTGGCCGATGCCGTGGCTTCGCTCCGAGCCGCCGGCTCCAGCCTGCCCGTAGCCTCAG TGGCCACCGGTTTCCCAGCGGGACAGACGCCGCTGGAGACCCGCCTGCAGGAAGTGCGCCTGGCAGTGGCCGACGGCGCCGGCGAGATCGACGTCGTGATCAACAGGACGCTGGCCCTGACCGGGCGGTGGGAAG CCATGTATGAGGAGATTCGCCAGTTTCGGGAGGCCTGCGGCGACGCCCACATGAAGACGATCTTGGCGGTCGGCGAGCTGGACACCTTCACCAACGTCTACAAAGCCAGTCTCGTTGCCATGATGGCCG GTTCAGACTTCATCAAGACTTCCACCGGCAAAGAAGCTGTCAATGCTACTTATCCTGTTGCCATAGTGATGGTGAGGGCTATCCGGGACTACTACAGGTGTTCAGGCTACACG GTGGGCTTTAAGCCAGCAGGGGGGATCCGAACAGCCCAGGACTCTCTGATCTGGCTCACTCTGATCAAGGAGGAGCTGGGCGATgtctggctccgcccccacctGTTCCGACTGGGAGCCAGCAGCCTGCTGGCGGACATCGAAAGACAG ATCTACCATCACGTTACTGGACGGTACGCGGCCTACCATGAGCTACCGCTGGCCTGA
- the LOC137911163 gene encoding beta-2-microglobulin-like produces MKDFVCALFVGLLCLSVPMATIDTPPKVQVYSRLPAEWEKANTFICHASGFHPPEITIELLRDGEELLGANQSDLAFEENWHYHLTKHVLFSPSEGQVYACRVTHMGRPYTHVLETDV; encoded by the exons ATGAAGGACTTTGTCTGCGCGCTTTTCGTCGGGTTGCTGTGTCTGTCGGTTCCTATGGCGACCATAGACA CCCCGCCCAAGGTTCAGGTGTACAGCCGGCTCCCAGCCGAGTGGGAGAAGGCCAACACCTTCATCTGCCACGCGTCAGGCTTCCACCCACCAGAAATCACCATTGAGCTGCTGAGGGATGGGGAGGAGCTGCTCGGCGCCAACCAGTCGGACCTGGCCTTCGAGGAGAACTGGCACTACCACCTGACCAAGCATGTGCTGTTCTCCCCCAGCGAGGGGCAGGTGTACGCCTGCAGAGTGACCCACATGGGGAGGCCCTATACCCACGTGTTGG AAACTGATGTGTGA
- the LOC137910796 gene encoding heat shock 70 kDa protein 14-like, with protein sequence MAAIGVHFGYTSACVAIFRDGQAGVVANDAGDRVTPAVVSYRDTEQIVGIAAKQGRVRNSANTVIKVKQVLGRSFDDPETQTHKTQTKCRVVNREDKPYYEIAAGDQPRFVAPEDTAKLIFQKMKETAQSAVGGDVTEAVITVPFEFAHAQKRALRGAAEAAGFHVLRLIHEPAAAVLAYNIGQDCSSGRSHVLVYKLGGTSLSVTALQVNGGIFRVLNTLTDHGIGGESFTRALAQHLAAEFKRTFKHDVSSNARAMLKLMNGADMSKHSLSSLGSANCFVDSLHDGMDLECNVSRARFELLCSSLFNRSIQPIRALLEESGLSPGDINKVVLCGGSARIPRLQQMIRDIFPDVELLCSAPPDEVIAVGAALQAGLLVGREGLSPEEESVTVDVSAVDILVKEVDESRTEAFTVLLPSGTPLPARRHHVLSGGGDLSSLRLEIYQRVETEQPVKLAQIILRDLPPREENHDVDTVVTMKRDGTVHISCLDQSTGRPEVVTVAAAS encoded by the exons ATGGCTGCGATAGGAGTTCATTTCGGCTACACAAGCGCCTGTGTAGCGATATTTCGG gaTGGGCAGGCTGGTGTGGTAGCTAACGATGCAGGAGACAGAGTAACTCCTGCTGTGGTGTCCTACAGAGACACGGAGCAG atCGTAGGCATTGCAGCAAAGCAAGGTCGGGTCCGGAACTCGGCCAACACGGTCATCAAAGTGAAACAAGTGCTGGGCAGGAG CTTCGATGATCCGGAGACACAAACCCACAAAACGCAGACAAAGTGTCGG GTGGTGAACCGCGAGGACAAGCCGTATTACGAGATCGCGGCAGGAGACCAGCCCCGGTTTGTTGCGCCAGAGGACACCGCGAAGCTCATCTTCCAGAAAATGAAAG AGACGGCGCAGTCCGCCGTCGGCGGCGACGTCACGGAGGCCGTCATTACTGTCCCCTTTGAGTTTGCTCACGCTCAGAAGCGTGCCCTGAG GGGGGCGGCCGAGGCAGCGGGCTTCCACGTGCTGAGGCTGATCCACGAGCCTGCCGCTGCGGTTCTGGCCTACAACATCGGGCAGGACTGCTCCTCCGGGAGGAG TCATGTCCTGGTCTACAAGCTGGGGGGGACGTCCCTCAGCGTGACGGCGCTGCAGGTCAACGGCGGAATATTCCGTGTCCTCAACACCCTCACGGACCACGGCATCGGCGGGGAGAGCTTCACCCGGGCCCTGGCCCAGCACCTCGCCGCCGAGTTCAAGCG GACGTTTAAGCACGACGTGAGCAGCAACGCTCGGGCCATGCTGAAGCTCATGAACGGCGCCGACATGTCCAAACACTCGCTGTCCTCGCTGGGATCGGCCAACTGCTTCGTCGACTCGCTGCACGACGGCATGGACCTGGAATGCAACGTCTCCAG AGCTCGCTTTGAGCTGCTCTGCTCCTCGCTCTTCAACCGAAgcatccagccaatcagagccctgCTGGAGGAGTCGGGACTCTCGCCCGGCGACATTAACAAG GTGGTTCTTTGCGGCGGCTCCGCCCGGATCCCTCGGCTCCAGCAGATGATCCGGGACATCTTTCCGGACGTGGAGCTCCTTTGCTCGGCGCCCCCTGATGAGGTCATTGCCGTGGGGGCAGCCCTGCAAGCGGGTTTACTGGTTGGCAGAGAAGGCCTTTCTCCCGAGGAGGAGTCGGTCACGGTGGACGTTTCTGCTGTTGACATCCTAGTGAAG gaGGTGGATGAATCCAGAACCGAGGCGTTCACTGTTCTGCTCCCATCCGGCACCCCCCTACCTGCTCGCAGGCATCACGTCCTGAGCGGGGGGGGCGATCTGTCCTCCCTTCGTCTGGAGATTTACCAGAGGGTTGAGACGGAGCAGCCGGTGAAACTGGCGCAG ATCATCTTGAGAGATTTGCCGCCCAGAGAGGAGAATCACGACGTCGACACCGTAGTGACCATGAAAAG GGACGGAACCGTTCACATTTCCTGTCTGGACCAGAGCACCGGGAGACCCGAGGTCGTCACCGTGGCTGCCGCCTCGtga
- the LOC137911069 gene encoding RAD50-interacting protein 1-like, which yields MAAVEQQQPPRGELRDFVVDFFRTEVGSDLKSLKLVGALLDRLTEDTDVLETQALTASRPPGVAAALSAAEEATGRLGALLQRERRVSGLLDQHLQGARPWMDDLGQMFNHIDTIERHSRYLRCLQRVEELSAAVQQCLMTSSVWEAIGAIDNMAALHTGLKHSGCSHLQGFLRETLHFWHKIVKDRLTSDFEKVLVQLHWPVIAPPTQSLTPTAGYQETSSQLELLVSQLLALQASYPSAASASGDDALSQRASASSSPTRTLSSCPAPVTRSPPLCLPVQVMIQPLGKRFRYHFYGSRQTNSPGKPEWYLTQVLMWIGNSTAFMEEKIQPVLDRTGTAISARVELCRGLLSLVQEKVSSDASRLLYDDVLFCHLVEEVLHFEKDLRGSHSYPAGLPGVLHLLLEDAVLQKWLTVEKKMAVEKMDAMLSTEGAWSSQYKDISDMDELKAPDCAETFMTLLQVITERYRALPSPSAQLKFLGLQRELVDDFRIRLTQVMKEESRCPLGARYCAILNAINYICTVLGDWGDNVFFLQLQQAAIALGEELILGGLGATDIGRLASLEGSLFEGLLALLDRLKGDMMGRMLEWTMRDVAERAKPYCQDRWLSLQPQHEQSIMSLSTSACPMMLCVRDRLLNLHQVLSSALFQTAWQGLAERLDRFLYQEVILSNHFSDGGAAQLQFDMSRNLFPLFGHYCKRPENFFKHVKEACIVLCLKVGSAILLKDLLRESEESREEAGAGHPPPEAALRELGVFCLSPRDVLILLSLRASWPGR from the exons ATGGCGGcagtagagcagcagcagcccccgcGGGGAGAACTGAGAGACTTCGTCGTGGATTTCTTCCGAACGGAAGTCGGCAGCGACCTGAAGTCCCTGAAGCTCGTTGGCGCGCTGCTGGACAGACTGACGGAGGACACCGACGTCCTGGAGACACAG GCGCTGACGGCGTCCAGGCCTCCCGGAGTCGCTGCGGCTCTATCTGCGGCCGAGGAGGCGACGGGCCGCCTGGGGGcgctgctgcagagggagagacgcGTCTCCGGTCTGCTGGACCAG CACCTGCAGGGGGCTCGGCCTTGGATGGATGATCTGGGCCAGATGTTCAACCATATTGATACGATAGAGCGGCACAGCCGGTACCTCCGGTGCCTCCAGCGTGTAGAGGAGCTCAG TGCTGCGGTCCAGCAGTGTCTCATGACCAGCAGCGTGTGGGAGGCCATCGGGGCCATCGACAACATGGCCGCCCTGCACACAGGCCTGAAGCATTCTGGGTGTTCCCACCTCCAGGGCTTCCTCCGAGAGACGCTTCACTTCTGGCACAAGATCGTCAAAGACCGACTGACCAG TGATTTTGAGAAGGTTCTGGTGCAGCTTCATTGGCCGGTCATCGCCCCCCCGACTCAGTCGCTGACGCCCACCGCCGGCTACCAGGAGACCAGCagccagctggagctgctggtctCGCAGCTGCTCGCCCTGCAAGCCTCTTATCCTTCTGCTGCTAGCGCCTCAGG TGATGACGCCTTATCTCAGAGGGCGTCGGCGTCTTCCTCCCCCACCCGGACGCTTTCTTCCTGCCCCGCGCCTGTGAcccggtctcctcctctctgccttccCGTCCAGGTCATGATTCAGCCCCTCGGCAAGAGGTTTAGGTACCACTTCTATGGGAGTCGACAGACCAACTCCCCCGGCAAG cctgaatGGTATCTCACGCAGGTCCTGATGTGGATCGGAAACAGCACAGCCTTCATGGAAGAGAAGATCCAGCCTGTCCTGGACAGAACTGGGACCGCCATCAGCGCCAGG GTGGAGCTGTGTCGAGGCCTGCTGTCCCTCGTCCAAGAGAAGGTGTCCAGCGATGCGTCCCGCCTGCTCTATGACGACGTGCTCTTCTGCCACCTGGTGGAAGAGGTGCTGCACTTTGAGAAGGACTTGCGAGGCAGCCACTCTTACCCAGCGGGGCTGCCTGGGGTGCTTCACCTCCTGCTGGAGGACGCCGTCCTTCAGAAGTGGCTCACCGTAGAGAAGAAGA tggCGGTGGAGAAGATGGACGCCATGCTGTCCACCGAGGGAGCGTGGAGCTCCCAGTACAAAGACATCAGCGACATGGACGAGCTGAAGGCTCCAGATTGTGCTGAGACTTTCATGACTCTGCTGCAGGTCATCACAG AGCGGTACAGGGCGTTACCCAGTCCTTCTGCACAGCTCAAGTTTCTGGGGCTGCAGAGGGAGTTGGTGGACGACTTCCGCATACGACTCACCCAG GTGATGAAGGAGGAGTCTCGCTGCCCACTGGGGGCCCGCTATTGTGCCATTCTCAATGCCATTAACTACATTTGCACCGTCCTCGGAGACTGGGGCGACAACGTG TTCTTCCTACAGCTGCAGCAGGCAGCCATCGCCCTCGGCGAAGAACTCATATTGGGAGGCCTGGGGGCGACGGACATTGGGCGTTTGGCTTCTCTGGAGGGCTCTCTGTTTGAAGGCCTGCTGGCTTTGCTGGATCGACTTAAAGGGGACATGATGGGAAGGATGCTGGAGTGGACCATGAGGGACGTAGCGGAGAGAGCCAAACCGTATTGCCAGGACAG GTGGCTGTCCCTCCAGCCCCAGCACGAGCAGTCCATCATGTCCCTGTCCACTTCAGCGTGCCCCATGATGCTGTGTGTGAGGGACCGCCTGCTGAACCTTCATCAGGTCCTGAGTTCTGCTCTGTTCCAGACGGCCTGGCAGGGTCTGGCTGAAAGGCTGGATCGGTTTCTGTACCAGGAA GTGATCCTGTCCAATCACTTCAGTGACGGCGGCGCGGCGCAGCTGCAGTTTGATATGAGCAGGAACCTGTTTCCTCTGTTTGGTCACTACTGCAAGAGGCCCGAGAACTTCTTCAAACA CGTGAAGGAGGCCTGCATCGTCCTGTGTCTTAAAGTGGGTTCTGCTATTCTGCTGAAGGACCTGCTTAGAGAGTCGGAGGAGAGCCGGGAGGAGGCGGGCGCCGGCCACCCCCCGCCGGAGGCTGCGCTGCGTGAGTTGGGGGTGTTCTGCTTGTCCCCCAGGGacgtgttgatcctcctcagccTCAGGGCCTCCTGGCCCGGCCGGTGA